The following are from one region of the Nicotiana tomentosiformis chromosome 7, ASM39032v3, whole genome shotgun sequence genome:
- the LOC138896015 gene encoding uncharacterized protein: MAWFSVLFFERFVPQPRREELRRQFEQLHQDGMFVTKYEMRFFELACHAVWLVPTDRHRIIRFIGGLTFDEMVNIARQIKMIHCQEREEREAKRLRGSGGPIGVPSGG; this comes from the coding sequence atggcatggttctccgttctcttctttgAGAGGTTCGTGCCACAGCCTCGCAGGGAGGAgctacgcagacagtttgagcaactACATCAGGATGGCATGTTTGTGACcaagtatgagatgaggtttttcgagttggcttgtcacgcagtttggttggttcctacGGATAGGCACAGGATTATCAGGTTCATTGGTGGCCTCACTTTCGACGAAATGGTCAATATTGCTCGACAAATAAAGATGATCCAttgtcaggagcgtgaggagagggaggccaagaggctaCGTGGTTCTGGTGGTCCCattggtgttccttctgggggataA
- the LOC138896014 gene encoding uncharacterized protein, translated as MRKLCLKKIRGADNSWVEDNKDVAVKAIKVINNEDNDLLEANPTMEEVKDAFFSLSADSAPGPDGISGKFYHHCWDIISADLFDMIRRQLGFSEGWVNLSGDFSQIIELLASLMEQLKNERFIPYFVDRGCPSITHLSYANDTILFSSGHPLSLIAMMGKLSLNERMSGQLVNKTKSCSLVAPNTSQTVIEDIKQNARVTGQNVVIWGQGNPNQSLGKDAVMRPLSGEGETSIPAPKPVKDKKMKKSSPSEDPEPKKKAARKPRKNIILLTEESIRRLREEDEEVEEDDSGLVARVGMSTEALKATKSVKASALHREAFSRSRAELSRCEADLRGLTEEKNALELLCGQKEEEIKDLQAELAKAHQDQTDLIEQLRGMREKSSAQARKIEELVAWLASELAKAKSEAKKSKAEADVIVAVYRADAKASQVQAREAAEIA; from the exons ATGAGGAAGTTGTGCTTAAAGAAGATCAGAGGGGCTGATAATAGTTGGGTAGAGGATAATAAGGATGTTGCAGTTAAAGCCATCAA AGTAATCAATAATGAGGATAATGATTTGCTGGAAGCAAATCCTACTATGGAGGAGGTCAAGGATGCATTTTTCTCACTTAGTGCTGACAGTGCACCTGGGCCTGATGGAATATCAGGAAAATTCTACCATCACTGCTGGGATATTATCTCTGCAGATTTATTTGACATG ATTAGGAGGCAGCTTGGTTTCTCAGAGGGATGGGTGAACTTGTCTGGAGATTTCTCTCAAATAATTG AACTTCTAGCAAGTTTAATGGAGCAGTTGAAGAATGAGAGGTTTATTCCATACTTCGTTGATAGGGGATGCCCCAGTATAACTCATTTAAGTTATGCAAATGACACTATTCTTTTTTCCTCTGGACACCCATTGTCTCTGATTGCTATGATGGGTAAACTATCACTTAATGAGAGAATGTCTGGGCAACTAGTTAACAAGACTAAATCATGCTCTCTGGTTGCACCAAATACTTCACAGACTGTTATTGAAGATATCAAGCAG AATGCAAGGGTGACAGGGCAAAATGTTGTCATTTGGGGACAGGGCAATCCTAATCAAA gccttggcaaagatgctGTTATGAGGCCCCTATCTGGTGAGGGGGAGACTTCGATCCCGGCACCGAAACCGGTGAAGGATAAAAAGATGAAAAAGTCCTCACCCTccgaggatccagaacctaagaagaaggcggctcgtaagccgaggaagaacatcatcctcctAACCGAAGAGTCTATTCGACGTCTaagggaggaagatgaagaagtgGAAGAAGATGACTCAgggctggtggcccgagtgggAATGAGCACCGAGGCCCTAAAGGCCACTAAATCAGTGAAG GCCTCGGCGCTTCACCGGGAAGcattttctcggtctcgagctgagctgagtcggtgtgaggccgacctccgagggctcacggaggagaAGAATGCCCTTGAACTTCTCTgtgggcaaaaagaagaggagatcaaaGACCTCcaagccgagttggccaaggctcaccaagatcaaaccgacctgatcgagcag CTTCGAGGAATGAGGGAGAAGAGCTCGGCTCaagcaaggaaaatagaggagctcgtagcttggttggcttccgaacttgccaaggccaaatctgaagctaaAAAGTCAAAGGCCGAGGCAGATGTgatcgtggccgtctaccgggccgatgctaaagcctctcaagtccaagcgagagaggcagccgagatcgCTTAA